In Zea mays cultivar B73 chromosome 7, Zm-B73-REFERENCE-NAM-5.0, whole genome shotgun sequence, the following proteins share a genomic window:
- the LOC103633618 gene encoding endoplasmin homolog translates to MACPPTLREAESISRKTLRSSAEKFEFQAESNKDIFLRELISNASDALDKIRFLSLTDKEVLGEGDTAKLEIQIKLDKEKKILSIPDRGIGMTKEDLIKNLGTIAKSGTSGTAFSSFQLITALIIFVYECRNRSCSSLLSKLIQEGRKELKRWKKRKCICNCTKQWRRWSRSIWRPTRSWTSSSLTSATWSW, encoded by the exons ATGGCCTGTCCACCGACTCTGAG GGAAGCCGAGTCTATCTCTAGGAAGACTCTCAGGAGCTCAGCCGAGAAGTTTGAGTTCCAAGCTGAG AGCAACAAGGATATCTTCCTGAGGGAGCTCATATCTAATGCCTCTGAT GCGTTGGATAAGATTAGGTTCCTTTCCCTTACTGATAAGGAAGTTCTGGGTGAAGGGGACACTGCAAAGCTTGAGATTCAG ATTAAGTTGGACAAAGAGAAGAAAATCCTCTCCATTCCGGATAGGGGTATTGGTATGACCAAGGAAGATCTTATTAAGAACCTTGGAACGATTGCTAAATCTGGCACTTCAGGTactgccttttcatctttccagCTGATTACTGCACTCATAATATTTGTTTATGAGTGCAGGAACAGGAGCTGCTCGAGTCTCTTGTCAAAGCTGATACA AGAAGGCAGGAAAGAGCTAAAAAGATGGAAGAAAAGAAAGTGTATCTGCAACTGTACGAAGCAATGGAGGCGCTGGTCAAGATCGATCTGGAGACCAACAAGATCATGGACTTCATCAAGTTTGACGTCGGCAACGTGGTCATGGTGA
- the LOC103633617 gene encoding mavicyanin, with protein sequence MGATSFSFTTAAAILHLALLLAAARRHGATDYTVGDSAGWAIGPNYLIWSQKYNFTAGDTLVFNYVKEQHNVYQVTQDEFRTCEPPANQSTRVWATGHDLVNLTVPGDYYFLCNVAGHCLGGMKFSIAVAAPPPPPPPPPPPPALTPPPPPPPSSGCVPLISRRRAWAEVGRIPFLAAIGLLVLT encoded by the exons ATGGGAGCCACCTCGTTTTCATTCACAACGGCAGCAGCCATTCTCCACCTCGCCCTCCTCCTTGCAGCAGCTCGACGGCACGGCGCGACGGACTACACCGTCGGCGACTCCGCCGGGTGGGCCATCGGCCCCAACTACCTCATCTGGTCGCAGAAGTACAACTTCAccgccggcgacaccctcg TGTTCAACTACGTGAAGGAGCAGCACAACGTGTACCAGGTGACGCAGGACGAGTTCCGGACGTGCGAGCCGCCGGCGAACCAGTCGACGCGCGTGTGGGCGACGGGCCACGACCTCGTCAACCTCACCGTGCCGGGGGACTACTACTTCCTCTGCAACGTCGCCGGCCACTGCCTCGGGGGCATGAAGTTCTCTATCGCCGTGGCCGCGCCACCCCCTccgcccccgccgccgccgcccccgccggccctgacgccaccgccaccgccgccgccgagctcGGGCTGCGTGCCGTTGATTTCACGGCGGCGCGCGTGGGCGGAGGTGGGGCGGATTCCATTCCTCGCGGCGATCGGCCTGCTCGTTCTCACTTGA